From a region of the Methanomassiliicoccus sp. genome:
- a CDS encoding ABC transporter permease: protein MNVRRTTAMASSNVKRILRDPSHLFLVVIFPVALTVLFATAFGGLGGSAASYDVAVVNLDSSSENWSSALVANLQGTGLITITPYSSVQSARADLSEGKLQAILVIPDGFGRACRSYISHPNDPSNWTDAALQLVLDPGSMVSMQAIPPMVQQALSDQVYGSSVAGPVSVSSERINDSDHLTAFDQMAPGVITFAAVFLTMIVGQSFALDREHGVLRRVNTTPLTSGEFVASHVLSNMVIALVQLLLVFALLFGLGFHYVSSVEGVIIAFALVLVFSICSVGFGLITASLARSPGQATMISFAFIMPQMFLGTFMGTSLSSAAQAVGSVLPAYYVTDGLTTIMLRGGSITGGTVVLDIAMVTVFALAALMIGTALFRRLGNR from the coding sequence ATGAACGTTCGGCGCACCACGGCGATGGCGAGTTCCAATGTGAAGAGGATCCTCCGAGACCCTTCCCATCTCTTCCTAGTGGTCATCTTCCCGGTGGCTCTCACCGTGCTCTTCGCCACCGCCTTCGGAGGTCTCGGAGGATCCGCCGCCTCATACGACGTTGCAGTGGTCAACCTGGATTCGTCCAGTGAAAACTGGTCTTCTGCCCTGGTCGCCAATCTCCAGGGCACTGGGCTCATCACCATCACGCCTTACTCCAGCGTCCAGAGCGCCCGGGCCGACCTCTCCGAGGGGAAACTGCAAGCCATACTGGTCATTCCCGACGGTTTCGGGAGGGCGTGTCGGTCGTACATTTCCCATCCGAACGACCCTTCCAATTGGACCGACGCCGCCCTGCAGCTGGTCCTGGACCCCGGATCCATGGTCTCCATGCAGGCCATCCCTCCGATGGTCCAGCAGGCGTTGTCCGACCAAGTGTACGGCTCCTCCGTGGCCGGCCCGGTGAGCGTGAGCTCAGAGCGGATCAATGATTCCGACCACCTCACCGCGTTCGACCAGATGGCCCCCGGGGTCATCACCTTCGCCGCCGTGTTCCTCACCATGATCGTCGGCCAGTCCTTCGCCCTGGACCGGGAGCATGGGGTCCTTAGGAGGGTGAACACCACTCCCCTGACCTCGGGCGAGTTCGTCGCCTCGCACGTCCTCTCCAACATGGTCATCGCGCTGGTCCAGTTACTGCTGGTGTTCGCCCTGTTGTTCGGCCTGGGGTTCCACTACGTCTCGAGCGTGGAGGGGGTTATCATCGCCTTCGCCCTGGTGCTGGTGTTCTCGATATGCTCGGTCGGCTTCGGTCTCATCACCGCATCACTGGCCCGCTCACCGGGCCAGGCCACGATGATCTCCTTCGCCTTCATCATGCCTCAGATGTTCCTCGGCACCTTCATGGGCACTTCGCTGTCCTCGGCGGCCCAGGCGGTCGGTTCGGTCCTCCCGGCATATTACGTGACGGACGGATTGACGACCATCATGCTGCGGGGAGGCTCGATCACCGGCGGAACGGTGGTCTTGGACATTGCGATGGTAACGGTCTTCGCCCTCGCCGCCCTGATGATCGGCACGGCACTGTTCCGCCGCCTGGGGAACCGGTGA
- a CDS encoding tetratricopeptide repeat protein has protein sequence MGFLESLRDKELRGLYRARKLIENADLQLARGHVEEAKAELEKAKDLASRNAVKGSPRSKDYAEVLIIMSGIFIKAQCPKGALETADKAVSLNPSDPMVLAARARALAANGTHSEANAVMDKALELKGNDRKLLFEKAKVLEEAGRKQEAVAAYTKVVEMDPSDIDTYDILINLDDRLKWSVAKAEALLRAKRIDDSLKALEDVLAQDPDNVDVMLVKAKILVERNDQEEASTIYDRVLELQPASFSANLGKAQVLRSSGDLDGSVKFYREALRADVDRKETWVEVGPLLEQLKRLEEAEKVYDNALKIDPKYLPALEGRYRTVLAQEKWPETVEAASNLLAQKPELALHKGKIGALVKSQRFKEALDSVNQALKAFPGEPELLARKRDISVALGMGDEIVKNSAEILARNPHDPESMYQMGVAYTKALRFQEAAKTLEKTLKAHDDKEKVLIALKEAYKGIGKDKDVLDACERLLRVNPRNTGAMIDAAIALDRSGRRDDATHLYEQALELEPGNQDALRNLCISLFNQKKMDRALEKAIAGTELFSSDPTFWRVKGDTLYAAGRFSEAAEALAKAISLEPGNKLLWWSRGMALVSDQRYEEALVSYDEALKLDINDYNIWISKGIAQAMMEKHSEAIQSFDRAIAIDEKNKIAHTQRGRSLAILGNHVEAVNAFNRSIALGHKDIEALEAKKESLKILGRTDEIITTCDHILKLDPRNHPAAVDRAMALQTVGRVDDALKAYNRVLDTDPRNLVVLERKKDALMTKGDYPGVIEACNVLLQIEPRSKTAHADRGEALQAIGRLEDALVEYDYASKLDPNDKTLLNKKGLALMELDNYAAAVEAFDQGWRLDPGDAIMLDNKGRAMLLARDVAGALQVFQRASEINPANNTFKMDQGRALAALGNYEEALVCLDEALALNGMDFQTWRYKGNVLYKMGNKEQAVQCYGRSIEYGDNMPSTFRSKGRAEEELGRMDDALSSYISAAELDPSDAQLWMRIGVAQAKLNRIPDAVASLDRSIAADRTNNRAWLNKAALLEKLGEDEEALLCYDTVLGNEPRDRYAWSGKGRILMKMDKLDHAKRAFDRALEIDPQLPSALEGNATLDTLLKERQITIYASKVLEHEYRRNARITREEAFKECGLPFSALDEVDRFLRAKEQVDVEGLDEEKFHAYETLSHEVLMSTLGNPNYPKQGLRLADVYMNMRDRDVVKAKKVMAYIETVNRMDFPPEHVDRKTEKMVRAAMDLPADAHTTLGVMQHLEVGLYTARRIMSILNDLNGREAPPRQYQVARERAPEPRPAAPMPLPEEVPVTKGRPARYEEPEAAERQEARPMFRRRKKEEDERPPRAVDRSSAATVSFDPGTSEFHGRKCLFHGENAVAVCPNCGTLFCMECVDHLDACPRCNLMINFVDQSKVPVAVDDHDLIETEAQRKAIQQRWAMKRLAEADMNSQVKSRELKAAIPDKDRMVQKLMRDTNNSYGGKVAQDAPRQAYRAALQKQVEQEPPTLADQIEALQQDAPEPQVYTPADQTQTMTAPQAAPADGPMEEPAPEELLPEDRASASGKKDDKKGKIMEILSQDDTPSEDSRDLTRL, from the coding sequence ATGGGATTTCTAGAGTCGCTCCGCGACAAGGAGCTTAGAGGGCTCTATAGAGCTCGGAAGCTTATCGAGAATGCTGATCTGCAGCTCGCTCGAGGCCATGTAGAGGAGGCGAAGGCCGAGCTCGAAAAGGCGAAGGACCTGGCATCTCGGAACGCGGTCAAGGGGAGCCCCCGCTCCAAGGACTATGCCGAAGTTCTCATCATCATGTCCGGGATCTTCATAAAGGCCCAGTGCCCCAAGGGCGCCCTGGAGACGGCAGACAAGGCAGTGTCGCTCAATCCCTCCGACCCCATGGTCCTGGCGGCCCGGGCCCGGGCGCTCGCCGCCAACGGCACTCACTCCGAGGCCAACGCGGTCATGGATAAGGCGCTGGAGCTCAAGGGCAACGACAGGAAGCTCCTGTTCGAAAAGGCCAAGGTGCTGGAGGAGGCCGGAAGGAAGCAGGAGGCTGTGGCGGCCTACACCAAGGTGGTGGAGATGGACCCATCCGACATCGACACCTATGACATTCTCATCAACCTCGACGATCGCCTGAAGTGGTCGGTGGCCAAGGCCGAGGCGCTGCTGCGGGCGAAGCGCATCGATGATTCCCTCAAGGCCCTCGAGGACGTCCTGGCCCAGGACCCCGACAACGTCGACGTGATGCTGGTCAAGGCCAAGATCCTCGTGGAGAGGAACGACCAGGAGGAGGCCTCGACCATTTACGACCGGGTGCTGGAGCTCCAGCCTGCATCGTTCAGCGCGAACCTTGGGAAGGCCCAGGTCCTGCGCTCCTCAGGCGACCTGGACGGTTCGGTCAAGTTCTACCGGGAGGCGCTCCGGGCCGACGTCGACAGGAAGGAGACGTGGGTCGAAGTGGGTCCCCTCCTGGAGCAGCTCAAGCGCCTGGAGGAGGCGGAGAAGGTCTACGATAACGCCCTGAAGATAGACCCCAAGTACCTGCCGGCACTGGAGGGTAGATACCGCACGGTGCTGGCCCAGGAGAAGTGGCCGGAGACGGTGGAGGCCGCGTCGAACCTCCTGGCCCAGAAGCCGGAGCTGGCTCTGCACAAGGGTAAGATCGGCGCCCTGGTCAAGTCCCAGCGGTTCAAGGAGGCCCTGGATTCGGTCAACCAGGCGCTCAAGGCGTTCCCCGGGGAGCCGGAGCTGTTGGCCCGCAAGCGGGATATCTCAGTCGCCCTTGGCATGGGGGACGAGATCGTCAAGAACAGCGCGGAGATCCTGGCCCGCAACCCACACGATCCGGAGAGCATGTACCAGATGGGGGTCGCCTACACCAAGGCGCTGCGCTTCCAGGAGGCGGCCAAGACGCTGGAGAAGACCCTTAAGGCCCATGACGACAAGGAGAAGGTACTCATCGCCCTCAAGGAGGCTTACAAGGGCATAGGAAAGGACAAAGATGTCCTGGACGCCTGCGAGCGGCTACTGCGCGTCAACCCCCGTAATACCGGGGCGATGATCGACGCCGCTATAGCCCTGGACCGTTCCGGCCGTAGGGATGACGCCACCCACCTGTACGAACAGGCCTTGGAGCTCGAGCCGGGCAATCAGGACGCCCTGCGCAATCTGTGCATCTCGCTCTTCAACCAGAAGAAGATGGACCGCGCCCTGGAAAAGGCGATCGCCGGTACCGAGCTGTTCTCCTCCGATCCGACGTTCTGGCGGGTCAAGGGCGACACTCTGTACGCCGCCGGTCGGTTCTCGGAGGCGGCCGAGGCGCTGGCCAAGGCGATCTCCCTGGAGCCAGGCAACAAGCTGCTGTGGTGGTCCCGGGGCATGGCCCTGGTGTCCGACCAGCGGTACGAGGAGGCGCTAGTGTCCTATGACGAGGCGCTCAAACTGGATATCAACGACTACAACATCTGGATCAGCAAGGGCATAGCCCAGGCCATGATGGAAAAGCATTCCGAGGCCATCCAGAGCTTCGATCGTGCCATCGCCATAGATGAGAAGAACAAGATCGCCCACACCCAGCGCGGTCGCTCCCTGGCCATCCTGGGCAATCACGTCGAGGCGGTCAACGCTTTCAACCGATCCATCGCCCTGGGCCACAAGGACATCGAGGCCCTGGAGGCCAAGAAGGAGTCGCTGAAGATACTGGGACGGACGGACGAGATAATCACGACCTGTGATCACATCCTCAAGCTGGATCCTCGGAACCACCCTGCCGCGGTCGACCGTGCCATGGCCCTGCAGACCGTCGGCCGCGTCGACGACGCCCTGAAGGCCTACAACCGGGTGCTGGACACCGACCCCCGGAACCTGGTGGTGCTGGAGAGGAAGAAGGATGCTCTCATGACCAAGGGAGATTACCCCGGCGTGATCGAGGCCTGCAACGTCCTCCTTCAGATCGAACCACGGTCCAAGACGGCTCATGCCGACCGGGGGGAAGCCCTGCAGGCTATTGGCCGTCTGGAGGACGCGCTGGTGGAGTATGATTACGCCAGCAAGCTGGACCCGAACGACAAGACCCTGCTGAACAAGAAGGGCTTGGCGCTGATGGAACTGGATAACTACGCCGCAGCAGTGGAGGCGTTCGACCAAGGGTGGAGGCTCGATCCCGGCGACGCGATCATGTTGGACAACAAGGGGCGGGCGATGCTCTTGGCCCGGGACGTTGCCGGAGCCCTGCAGGTGTTCCAGAGGGCCAGTGAGATCAATCCCGCCAACAACACCTTCAAGATGGACCAGGGCCGCGCGCTGGCCGCCCTGGGTAACTACGAGGAGGCACTGGTCTGCCTGGACGAGGCGTTGGCGCTCAACGGCATGGACTTCCAGACTTGGAGATACAAGGGCAATGTGCTTTACAAGATGGGCAACAAGGAGCAGGCGGTACAGTGCTATGGTCGCTCCATCGAGTATGGGGACAACATGCCCAGCACCTTCCGCTCCAAGGGCCGGGCGGAGGAGGAGCTGGGCAGGATGGATGACGCTCTCAGCTCGTACATCAGCGCTGCTGAGCTCGATCCCAGCGACGCCCAGCTGTGGATGCGCATCGGGGTGGCACAGGCCAAGCTCAACCGGATCCCCGACGCCGTTGCCTCCCTGGACCGCTCCATCGCCGCCGACCGCACCAACAATCGCGCCTGGCTAAACAAGGCCGCCTTGTTGGAGAAGCTGGGTGAGGACGAGGAGGCGTTGCTCTGCTATGATACCGTGCTCGGCAACGAGCCCCGGGACCGCTACGCCTGGAGCGGAAAGGGTCGCATCCTCATGAAGATGGATAAGCTCGATCACGCCAAACGGGCATTCGACCGTGCGCTGGAGATCGATCCCCAGTTGCCCTCCGCCCTGGAAGGCAACGCCACCCTGGACACGCTTCTCAAGGAACGGCAGATAACGATCTACGCCTCCAAGGTTCTCGAGCATGAGTACCGCCGCAACGCCCGCATCACCCGGGAGGAGGCGTTCAAGGAATGTGGTCTGCCGTTCAGCGCCTTGGACGAGGTGGATCGTTTCCTGAGGGCCAAAGAACAGGTCGACGTCGAGGGCCTGGACGAGGAAAAGTTCCACGCCTACGAGACGCTCTCCCATGAGGTCCTCATGTCCACCCTGGGCAACCCCAACTACCCGAAGCAAGGGCTGCGTCTGGCGGATGTGTATATGAACATGCGCGACCGGGACGTGGTCAAGGCCAAGAAGGTGATGGCGTACATCGAGACCGTCAACCGGATGGACTTCCCGCCCGAGCACGTCGACCGCAAGACCGAGAAGATGGTCCGGGCGGCGATGGACCTTCCCGCGGACGCCCACACCACGCTGGGGGTGATGCAGCACCTCGAGGTCGGGCTGTACACCGCCCGGCGCATCATGAGCATTTTGAACGACCTCAACGGCAGGGAGGCCCCGCCGCGGCAGTATCAGGTCGCCAGGGAGAGAGCTCCCGAGCCCCGGCCTGCCGCCCCGATGCCTCTCCCGGAAGAGGTGCCAGTGACCAAGGGGCGGCCGGCCAGGTATGAGGAGCCGGAGGCTGCCGAGAGACAGGAGGCAAGACCCATGTTCAGGAGAAGGAAGAAGGAAGAGGATGAGAGGCCCCCCCGAGCGGTGGACCGCAGCAGCGCCGCGACCGTCAGCTTCGATCCCGGGACCAGCGAGTTCCACGGTCGCAAGTGCCTGTTCCACGGTGAGAATGCGGTGGCGGTATGCCCGAACTGCGGGACACTGTTCTGCATGGAATGCGTTGACCACCTTGACGCCTGCCCGCGCTGCAACCTGATGATCAACTTCGTGGACCAGAGCAAGGTCCCCGTGGCGGTGGACGACCACGACCTAATCGAGACGGAGGCCCAGCGCAAGGCCATCCAGCAGCGGTGGGCTATGAAGCGACTGGCCGAAGCGGACATGAACTCGCAGGTCAAGAGCAGGGAGCTGAAGGCGGCCATCCCGGACAAGGACCGGATGGTGCAGAAGCTGATGCGGGACACCAACAACTCCTACGGCGGCAAAGTGGCCCAGGACGCTCCCCGGCAGGCATACCGGGCGGCCCTGCAGAAGCAGGTGGAACAGGAGCCCCCCACTCTGGCGGACCAGATCGAGGCCCTGCAGCAGGACGCTCCCGAACCCCAGGTGTACACGCCCGCCGACCAGACCCAGACGATGACGGCCCCCCAGGCTGCGCCTGCCGACGGCCCCATGGAGGAGCCTGCTCCCGAGGAACTGCTCCCCGAGGACCGTGCGTCCGCTTCCGGCAAGAAGGACGACAAGAAGGGAAAGATCATGGAGATCCTGTCCCAGGACGACACGCCGTCCGAGGACTCCCGCGATCTCACCCGCCTCTAA
- a CDS encoding ABC transporter ATP-binding protein — MNEPSGSEIIISDLTKRYGEVTAVDHLTMSIARGEVFGLLGPNGAGKTTTMNILSTLDLPTQGAVSVGGYDVATEGQEIRELIGVCMQSSSVLPHLTGRENVELFAGLHALGRKEARERAGTLLNTVGLTADQGRRAGKYSEGMKKRLSLAMALASNPRIVFLDEPTAAMDPQARRAVWDIVTRMKEEERTVLLTTHYIEEAEQLCDRVGIIDHGRMIATGAPRDLIVQHGRDSLEEVFMDLTGREIREGGA, encoded by the coding sequence ATGAACGAACCATCAGGCTCGGAAATCATCATCAGCGACCTGACCAAGAGGTACGGAGAGGTGACCGCCGTCGACCACCTCACCATGAGCATCGCTCGTGGTGAGGTCTTCGGGCTGTTGGGGCCGAACGGGGCGGGGAAGACGACGACCATGAACATCCTCTCCACCCTGGACCTTCCGACCCAGGGAGCCGTTTCGGTAGGTGGCTACGATGTAGCCACGGAGGGCCAGGAGATCCGAGAGCTTATCGGAGTGTGCATGCAGAGCAGCTCGGTCCTTCCGCACCTCACCGGCAGGGAGAACGTGGAGCTGTTCGCGGGGCTGCATGCGCTGGGCAGGAAGGAAGCCAGGGAACGGGCCGGCACCCTGCTGAACACGGTCGGCCTGACCGCCGACCAGGGACGCAGGGCGGGCAAGTACAGCGAGGGCATGAAGAAGCGCCTGAGCCTAGCCATGGCCCTCGCCTCGAACCCCCGGATCGTGTTCTTGGATGAGCCCACCGCGGCCATGGACCCCCAGGCTCGCCGGGCGGTCTGGGATATCGTCACACGGATGAAAGAGGAGGAGCGAACGGTCCTCTTGACCACACACTATATCGAGGAGGCGGAGCAGCTCTGCGATCGGGTCGGAATCATCGACCACGGCCGGATGATCGCCACGGGGGCGCCCCGCGACCTCATCGTCCAGCACGGACGGGACAGCCTGGAGGAGGTCTTCATGGACCTTACCGGAAGGGAGATCAGGGAGGGGGGCGCATGA
- a CDS encoding winged helix-turn-helix transcriptional regulator, which yields MDPTDLLLIKMLLRDSRTPYRELAENLKLSVNAVHKRIQALMALGVIERFTVKVSLAALDAMTVVIYGLGRGKMDEVSEAVGRDDRVYWVSQGSGGMVYVGANLRDISELEDLVTLVRTKAQVDDPQVGILSSLPPGTGPTDKKLSRLDLRIVRSLALDARKNVSEISEELNVSAKTVRRHLDRMLSSGLLECSVEWYPDKTNDIISMFHMRLAPSVNRYSFLNDLMTKYGLSGLFVLMFSNIPDTVLFCTWSSNMKEVNEVRRQLDGEEDIVSSVPYILYGGQVYPTWRDRLGDETSGGC from the coding sequence ATGGACCCCACCGACCTTCTTCTCATCAAGATGCTACTGAGAGATTCCCGCACCCCCTACCGGGAGCTGGCGGAGAACCTTAAGCTGTCCGTCAACGCCGTCCACAAGCGCATCCAGGCACTGATGGCCCTGGGAGTGATTGAAAGGTTCACGGTCAAAGTGAGCTTGGCGGCGCTGGACGCGATGACCGTGGTCATCTACGGCCTGGGCCGGGGCAAGATGGACGAGGTCAGCGAGGCCGTCGGCAGGGACGACAGGGTGTACTGGGTATCCCAGGGCAGCGGGGGGATGGTCTACGTGGGGGCGAACCTGCGGGACATCTCCGAGCTGGAGGACCTCGTGACCCTGGTAAGGACCAAGGCTCAGGTGGACGATCCCCAGGTGGGTATACTGTCGTCGCTGCCACCGGGAACCGGGCCCACGGACAAGAAACTGAGCAGGCTGGACCTGCGCATCGTGCGGTCTCTCGCCCTGGACGCCCGCAAGAATGTCTCGGAGATCTCCGAGGAGCTTAACGTCTCGGCCAAGACAGTCCGCCGCCATCTAGACCGAATGCTGTCGTCCGGCCTGCTGGAGTGTTCCGTGGAATGGTACCCGGACAAGACCAACGACATCATCTCGATGTTTCATATGCGCCTGGCACCGTCCGTGAACCGCTACTCCTTCCTCAACGACCTCATGACCAAGTATGGGCTCAGCGGCCTCTTCGTACTCATGTTCAGCAACATCCCGGACACGGTCCTGTTCTGCACCTGGTCCAGCAACATGAAAGAGGTCAACGAGGTCCGCCGCCAGCTCGACGGGGAGGAGGACATCGTCTCCTCGGTGCCATATATCCTGTACGGCGGCCAGGTCTACCCCACTTGGAGGGATAGACTGGGAGACGAGACCTCCGGCGGGTGCTGA